CCATTTTCCTTGAGATGGAGAAGGTCCAAATCAATGAAAATTTACTTTCTCATATATCTAGGtgtacatgttttttttttttttttttgataagttaaacACACATGCTTGATGGGTctctatgaagcacgggtgcatTTCGGAACTCGGGTgtgggtgcgggactcggcaatttttgaaaaaggtgggtgtgggtgcggcgattaaaaaattattaaaaatatttttatttatatttttaatatattgctaaatATACTTTTTCATATaaacaaataccaaatttaagaacaatagtaaataataattaaaatataatgttcataaattaaatacaacccacaagtttaaaatctttttctttttattctctccATTCACCTGCACTCCAGTGCCAACAAGTCAACAACACATCACATTTGGTCTCAACAGAATATcaactttaccttttttttttttttttttaaattttatttcccCAAGGCTTCCGTTTCCCAAAGCTTAATCTACACCacaccttttaaaaaaatctctaCACCAAGTCAGCCTTTTACTTCtacatattttttcttctttcctcttcttAACCTTCGTTTCTTCCGTCACTCCAACTTACCAATtcataccttttcttttctttttacctttCTTTAGTTTTCTTAAACCAGTTTACGCAACATCTAGACTGAGTAGAGGCACGAAAACAAGacagggagagaaagagaagaagattttgcaccttttttttttttggaatttcggCCGCTTCGGCCGATACAAATTGATACAGCCCGAGTCGGCGCGAATCAGCCCGATTCAGCGCGCATCGGCCTGCGTCGGCGCGAGTCAGCCCGCGTCATgaaacgaaaaaaagaaaagaaaaaaagctggACGCGGCACCGACGCGCAGGCAGAGGCATCCCTTGCGCGTCGCCGCATCGGACGCAGGTACGGCGGGCATTTTGCCGCGTCCATGCATCCTagatgggtcttgaacccaaaAAACCTCACCTTCCACCTCACTCTTACACTGTTGGTAAAGGAACATTTAAAGTGCGAAGTGTCAAGGCTCTAGCGTTTTTCACCTCTAAAGTGCTAGCTCAAAatgcgctttttttttttaaatatatttttcggggaaaaaaaaactaaactgtAGCCATAAGATCTTAACATTATtgatataaagttataaaccaTTGAATATATAGAATTCAGTGTTATGGTATGTTGCTATACAGTATACACTTAAACCCAATCCATCCAACTTTACAAATTCTATGAGACCAATTTGGGACTGCAATCATTCCACAGTCCAACACAGCTCTCATGTTTTCACCAAGCAACAAAGacaaatctcttctttttgccTTTACCAGgcctatttctctctctcctctcccctCTCCCCTCTCCTTTATCTACTTCCTTtggaactcttttttttttttttttttttaataaatattttacatcttcttctctctctctctctctcaatattttAATGTGCAACCTGGAAACCAATAACACCCATCCCTTTCTTCTCTTGTAAGAACCAACACCCcacttcttctctctttattGTGTGGCTGTAACATGTCCTGAACCCCACAACCccctaattcttcttcttctacttcttttttccttttttattttttattttttgttttctttatttcttggtTCTTTTCTCCCCAGAACAGTAATCCAcccatcatcttcttcttattttatttttttccccaattaaAGATCTAACCACTACATACATAACATTACCTAaacaaaaacttcaaattttaaacaatgcAAAATCCATTACAAAATGATTACCCATCCACCACTTCACGATCTAAATGTGTATATGCTTTTTTATAGGTAAGACACACATTTTTtcaacccacaacctcaccttCCACCTTACTCTTTAGAAGGGGAGGAGGTACCATTTGAGCTACAACTATTGTCATCTAAATTTGTACATGGTGTGATGTCATATAAAATCTCATTTCCACTGAATAAGAATACCACCTGATTTTGAATAACAACACTCTCTATATACCTTTAAATTCATGGAAAAATCTCCACTATAAAATGATCCCTCCTCATTACAAATGGAGAAAATCCTAATCCTTCAATAGAACTAGAATAGATCAAATTCTTGAAAATCAACTACACACTTCACCAATTAGAGATCTAATCACTACATAGGACACGGTTTTCCTCCAAACCAGTTTGAAGGAATCCCTTCCAACCCATTACATGGCAACTCAAAAAACCATCCACATGGATTATTTAAACAATTCACATAGCTCATTAAATAGATCATGCGAATAATGGACAGCAAGAATGGTTTTATCAATTGCCATGTAATGAGTTGAAGAAATAAACTTTTTTCATTGAGAGGGtccatttcatattgaaaatTTATGCTCTCATAAATCTAAAGCTGCAAATGGTTTTTTCATTGGTAGGTTACACACATACCCAATGAGCCGATTAGTATTCAATCCACAACCTCACCTTCCACCTTAGTCATTGGTACCTAAATCTTCACTCCAAAATCGAACCCTCTCCAtaacaaatagagaaaatccGAATCCCGCAATAAAAACTAGAATAGATCAAAGTTTCAAAAATCAACTACAGCTCATTGGCACCTAAATCTTCACTATAAAAAATGATCCCTCTTCATgccaaatagtaaaaaaaaaaaaattctaatccCTCAAATGAAACTAGAATAGAtcaaaattctcaaaattaACCACATACTTCTCAAATTAAAGATCTAACCACTACATATATAACTCAACCAATAGCTTCCTACTAAACCCACTTACATAACCCCAACTTTAGCTCAAtcaaaaaacacccaaaaaaagcTAAACACCCCCAACTGATCTCAGCTCAAAAGGCACAAATTCAAGTTCAATTCTTTCCCAAACCCCAAATCACACCCAgatctcacaaaaaaaaaaacacaatcaacaAAAATTCGAAATCGAAATCGAAattatcgaaaaaaaaaaaagaaaaaaaaaagctgtatAAAGAATTCGTGACTCACCGAGATGGAATTGATGCCCACATTGAAGCTTGGCCCAAGATCTGTCGCCATTATCGGCAACGACCTCGAGGCAAATCGAGCACGAGACGAAGCCACCGAAACCTTTTTTGCTTCCATTTCCACCAACACTACTATCAGTACCACCTTCGTCGTCGACCACCGAAACGTCGTCGTTTCCTAGTCccataaattatatataacaactaaggaaaaaaaaaaaaaaaaaaaaacgcaaacaaATCCACACGCAAATCCTTTTTGTTTCAGAAccctaaaatcaaaaacaaacaaaacgcCACCGTTTTAGAACCCAAACCACCTTTTTTGTccgaaagaagaaaaaaacgaCGTCGTATGAAATCTTCGATAAATATAAGACGAAAGCTGAGAATGGTTCGGgatttgatttgtaaaaaaaaaaactcaatctctctctctctctctctcttcgctTTGTGTTTTCTGTatgttttctttgctttttctctctcgctgtttgtttttgtgttttctgtgtgtaagagagagagagagagagagaagttggACCGTTGGATTAGGAAGGAGTGGGTTGGATTATGGTTAGAGAGGTTGTAATAACCGCTGTAAATCGTGGTAAGATACTAAGATGGACGGCTAGGATTGAGTTTTGGGGAGTTTTGTACGGTTGGATTTTAGTTGACGAACTTGACGTTGTGGTTTGCCTTAagactaaatatatatatatatatatatatattttaaattatagaaTTTGTTGGTCTGAGACTCTGAGCtaagattttgttttatttatttattttctcgtTGGGTTTGGTATGTTTGGTTAGAACGGGTCACGGGTGGGTCATGTTTGGTGTAGCCAACATTTATGGGTCGGGTCGGGAAGTGAGGTTTATGGGCTTATATGGGTGTGCAAAATTCAAGGCCTAAATTTATATATCTTTGCCCCAATTGAAAGGAAGAAGTCAGTCCACTATCCAAAATTTTTTAGTGTTATTTCCAGGCCCTTATCTTTCAagggtattattattattattattattattattattattattattattattattattcgaTAGTTACAATGAATTAATAAAGATTTGAACTCTGAATATTTTCTTtggaaatactaaaaaatattagttgagttataaaacttTTAATTTATGAGTGATACATTGATTTCATATTGTGAGTTTGTGATTGATCTTccttaatttttgttaagtttaaatatttttatttgagtagtttgcaatatataatttattcttaCAATTTTATCTTCCATGGGtacttttaattattattattcttcgATAGTTTGGGGGAAGTGGCCATTTGCATAAAGTTGAAGTTTAGttatttaattgttaaaataaaattaagaatctAAGTACAACCATCTCAAAATTCAAGAGAGTAAGTGtattttaccttcttttttttaatgtcaaaactACTCCTATTAAAGAAATGTGACAAATGACAAATTTTGGTTGTGCCTTGCACTGAACTCAcccattcctttttcttttctttttaaatttttttataagtttcagttagcttaactggtaaagtctcatttttcaaacaaaaaaaaataataataataaagtctctaatagttgaataaaatatttgagattTACTTcccgtctacaccaaaaattgattagtgtcttgagtttttttttaaactttctagttttttttttttttttttttttgaataataaattttattgaaagggaaagaagaagatggtCACATTCTTTGGCTTGGGTATCAATAGGCATATATAGGCTAAATTGGATGGTCAATAATGGTAGTCACAACACAGAGGTCAAAGTTGTATCACCTCTATTCTTACCCCACTGAGCTTTCAACAAGGAATATATCCACTTGAAATGGATATTCCACTTGCAGCCAGCCACTAGTACTACGattaaaatttaacattttattatGCTCAGCCTCAGCACAACTTGTTatgaattttccattttgtATTTCACCCTCATCTACTTTTGGTTGAATTATCAATTATTGCACGCATGCATGCCCTACAGCGGCTTCGAGTCTCTCATCTTTTTGCAATAGGAATATAACTTATtagggtccggttaatgtgtaCTCTTAGGGTATATATTaagccatttattttttaaaatattttctcgaaaattgaaaaaattgtcaatactttttcaattttcgaaattttttttttttcaaaaacggTTAGTTATTGTGTGCCCTTAAGgcacacattagcaaaatccaACTTATTATTCGAATCTAGGAAGTTATCAAGGGGTAATTCTAGAGTACAGAACATGCTAGGCTTATTTTTAGAGTAATTCTAATAATACATAAAAAGTCATAATTTTTAACATAATTATTCTACGTGATAAATTGTGGTGATAGATTATGATTAACTGCAAATTACTTTTACATAGACATATCACTCTTTCTCTATCATCCATAGTCTATCACATAGATAGTTGTGACAAGAGTTGTGTTATTTTTAAGATGTATAAGCTGTCGGTTAGATTTAATTAGTATCCGTTTGGATACTAATGATAAAGGCAACGTTTGCATTTTggcgttttctttttttttgagaacgtGCACTGTGGGTCCCGTGTAGGAAGAGAAGAgcgtttttttactttttcagtGGGTCCCGCGCACTGTTTACAGGACCCACAAatactttattcaaaaaaaaaaaaaactttaagacTAGGttccacaatactattcacacatttaaaaattattttgttacagtttttcagtttttagcaaaataagcagtattcAAACACACCCatagtattaaatttttatgtcaaaacTCGGATATTGTTAGGGTGGGTGTTTAGAACTCTTTGATCACCTAATTATTCTCTCAATtgtgtataaataaaaaagattaaatgggaatttttttttttttgttaattaccTAGTAAAAGTACATGAGGATGTATctagaaaaaaaagtacatgaatgGAATTCAACACAGACTGTAGGAATACAAACCGAAAGACAAAAATATATTCTTAGTCCTTCCCACCATATCACCACCACTCTGCACTGTCAACACATCTCCACAAGTATCTACTTTCTTGGTACACTTGGTGGATTTGGTTCTCCTCGACCTGTCAGTCAACCCTGCTGAAGAGTTTTCCTGCAAATGCAATCATACAAAAGTGAAAATCTAGCATATGAAAAGGAGGATCATCAATTAGTATGCATATATGAAAATACAAATAGAGAATTAATCTGTTATACACAAGACCAAAATCTCCTCTTTGGACATTATTCATTCTTGGTAAGTTAGTATGTGGGAAATTATAAAAGCTTAAACACTATTgttaggtttaaaaaaaaaaaaaagaaaaaatggtgaaaatatATTAAGCTAACATTTAAATTCTTTCACCTTAAACTAtcgattttttttaaatgcattaaaaaatgcATTCATCACTAGAGCAATTATAAAATTTGCATTATTCAATAATTAGTCTGTCAGAACTGATTGAAAGAGTCTCTTGATAGTAATCCATTATTCCCAATTCCAACTCAACTCAATCTTATAATTCATGATTTTTGTTCTTAATAATTCTTAGAaactttaataaattttgttgatACATCGATAATAGGggtgaaaaaaattgaatgttgGATGTTTTTGTTTGAAACCTCAAGAGGTGCCAATAAAACTTTTGGCAAAATGAAAATGATACAATCACAATTATctaactgaaaaaaaaaaaagaaaaaaaagaaaaagaaagaagggatCTTATGCTTAAATATATGTATTGAATAATTAGTGAGATCCACACCACATAAAATATTCTaagactttatttatttatttatttattttaatattgtaaaaCATCTTATATAATATAGTGACATACACAAACATTGATGATGCTGGAGATAATTCTTAATAGGATAACTCAAGCTTGAAGCGTCTCTTCACATGTAATAAGTTCATAAATCATAAGCATGTGCCAAAAAAGTCTTCACCTGCATGCACCCACCCACCTTCACAAAAGGGATAACATTATTatcatttcaattaaaaaaaaaaaaaaaaccaattatttCTCATTCTAGGTGACCCCATTTGCCATCTCTGTATCTTTTACCAGgaatagaaagaaaacataGCCATCCACACGTAATAATATCTGCAGTACTGTCCACTGTATCTATAATAATCTAGATTTCCTGAATTGCCCAAATTTACGTAGATGATAGATTTACTGGCGGTTTTTACTGATCAGATCTCTCGGTCAAATTTAACTCGGACTCTCTAATCATTACAGAGGAATAGGATTTCAAAAGAAATCAACAAAACCAATACGgcaatatctatttattttttacggaactaaaaactaaaaaaggaaaaactatttTGGTATTTTACCACCCACTCGAATTGCGGTCCCATaaattttggtgaaaaaattaaattaaaatgtgTTTTATATACcccttaaaattttagttttagtgTAATTCTAATACCATATAAAATACTATCACAACTACATTATGTGGCAGAGTATGACTCATTGACTATTACTTTCACATAAActcatcacttttttttcacCATTCAATCACGTGAAAAGTTGTGAGCCTCATGGCAAAAGTTGTGTTTTTTGTGatcttataatttttgtttgatttcaaGTTACAAATAATTATATGCATTACatttaaatttatgttaaataagaattatatttattatttattatatggaTTAAAAGAGTTATGTCAAAATGAATCAACTTATCATGACACATAATATGGacttatttattttgagttaattacGAATTAAGTACCTCATAACTTTGTGTTTACAAGCCATGTAGATGCTAAATCttgttacatatttttttattatacattccgtaaacataatttcacaatttcaattgaaattgtattttcaaaatatgatttcaGTCCACATGGCAGTATGTGTATTGTGAAGATGCAATAGCCTTAGTGTTATAACTGATAATCAATACCGCTAATAAAACTTGGctgtaataaaattaaaagtattaatttaaataaaagtaaagactAAATCAACACattgaaagtaaaaatacatttttttttagaagaaactATTGGAGGATCCAAGTGTAGTTATTTTCTCTAACACTCATCTCAAGTTGGATttaatttggtaatttaatctatatgataagttgttattaattctaatttgaattcattattAGAATCACTTTTTTtgtaacaacttgccacataaaatttgttataaaaaatattgtgaagaaataacatcaaattttttttaaaaaaaattaaaaactaaaataacactaaaaaatattctcaaaaaaaaaaaataacactaaaaatacgatttttatttttatttttcttgaaaagaaagtaaaaaactaaaaatacaatattttctcTTCCAAATACGGAAGTCTCAAGAAGTGTTTGAGGTCTACTCCTACTCAATCTCCGTAGTTATAGAGGATACCACTGGaattaaatgaaaaagttgGACCTAATCTGGTAATTTCGCCCATGTTACTCTATATAAATAGGCAAGTACTCGCACCACCTCTCAGCTCCGAAACTCTCTCACGCTCTCACGATCTCAAATTCTCTGTGAATTCaaaaacctctctcttttttcttcaattctcattcaaatttcaattccTCTAAGCTCAAAAAACCACAACCATGCTAGTTTATCAGGATCTTCTCACTggtaaatctctctctctctctctctctctctctaaaatttgattttatttttttttggtttttgtttttcaattataaatttataatctttCTGTTTCTGATGGTTCCTAGGGTTTGTTTTGGCTATATTTGTTTCAGCTAaagtttctttattttgtagaaatattcgaattttatgttttgcttgTTTCGACGTGGaattctgtgtgtgtgtgcgcgtttgtgtttgtgtgttaaTTTTGATATCTACGATTATAATCTGTTCTGTGTTGTTGTTTATCGGAAAAAGATTGAAATTTTCTCTGTTGATTGCTTGGACGTGAAAtttgcggttttttttttttaataaaaaatttatttcttctattatagtcttttattttttattttattttattttatggtttctaggatatttttagtaaaacaaTTTCctgtcatatttttattttattttatttgtttcctggatttttgttttttttttttttttttttttttttttttaaatatcttcttcaattagtttatatataaatttgttgagcTAATTTAACGGAACTAACGAATTTTACGTGAAAATAAAACGGAAAatagaaatagatttttttttttgggtttgttttaagGTTTGGGAAATTCAACCAATCAGATCTACTAAtagatttagatttttttaatcagatttttatttttttttatttttttttatagtgtgtTAAAAATTTGGGGGCTAAAGTGGTTTTCTCTAGAAGCAAATTgcaattttgatttcttttccttGTTAGTTGGGGCTTTATACATATGTGATGTATCAGATTAACTGGGTTGAGCttctaattttataaaattgagaCACAACATATTGGGTTCAAAATTATTTGGCTTGTGTTCTTCCTTTTAGAATTTACTCAGCACCGGATTTTGTAACCTATGTGGATGTTGGGAGTTTGCTTTAAATAAGGCTTTTCAGAGTCTCGGATAATAGGTGGTGTACTAGAGTTTGTTGAGTATCTATAATGGTTATTCACTGTTTGTTTCAAGCTACTTTACTAGGTAGAAGTTCCTGAAAACTACAGCGAGTATGGGCTGCTTTTTCTCAAAGTCAAGCTTTACGCTTCTTGCTTTATAAAGATTGCAGGAGTGTGAGCTAAGTTATATGGCTTATATTTGGATTGTGGATTATATGGTTCTAGTTTCTTTTATGTGGCTGCTAACTTTCCTATGTAATTAATATTAATGTGGTTTTGGTTTCTTAAGATATTTGCGGCAATACTATTAGACTTTAATAATATTGTTGTAAATATTTGGGCCTTTGTATTGTGGGgggaatttatttttgaactaTCAAAATTTTGTGCCAATAAACTTTTGTTGATGTAATTTCAGGTGATGAGCTTCTCTCGGACTCATTCCCATACAAGGAAATTGAAAATGGGATGCTGTGGGAAGTGGAAGGAAAGGTTGGAGCTTTCTTATCTGTTGCTTCTATGATTGTTGTTGTCCATAATTGTTGGTATTGTATTAGTGTTTGTGCTTCTGAGGAGATTGAGAGCTTGAACTTCTCCTACTattagtttgtgttttgtgcCTGTGGttctgaaaaagaaaacaattatatGCACTGCAATAAAATGATCTAACTTTCATATATCATTTGCTATCTGGCAGTGGGTTGTTCAAGGAGCAGTCGATGTAGACATTGGGGCTAACCCTTCTGCAGAAGGTGGAGGTGAGGATGAAGGTGTTGATGACCAAGCTGTCAAGGTTGTCGACATTGTTGACACCTTTAGGCTTCAGGTGAGAAAACTCACTGCTTTTAGAAGCTATTATCTTACCAATCTTCTCACTTAGGATTTAAAACAAGTGgtttcatattattttcagGAACAACCTGCTTTTGACAAGAAGCAGTTTGTCACATTCATGAAGAGGTACATCAAGAATCTGACACCCAAATTGGAGGCAGACAAGCAAGAGTTGTTTAAGAAGCACATTGAGGGAGCAACCAAGTTCCTCCTCTCAAAGCTCAGTGACCTCCAATTGTATGTGCTTGCTTTTGTTCTCTATCATTGATAGCATTCATATTTGTACTAATGGCTCTTTCGTTTTTCTGGTAAACCATATTGATTAGTTGAGTTTCTCTTGTGGCAGTTTTGTGGGGGAAAGCATGCATGATGATGGTGGTTTAGTGTTTGCGCACTACAAGGAAGGCGCAACTGATCCAACCTTTATCTACTTTGCATATGGACTGAAGGAAATCAAGTGTTAAACATTTACATGGTGATCTTCCTTTAGTTTTAGTTCTAAGTTATTTATCAGTATTTAtattttcctctttcctttGGAACCTGTGGAAGATAAGGGTATAGTTCGATCTAAGAGTAttggtttttgagttttgttcTAATACTGCATGTTCTTCTGGTCGTGGTGATGTTAGAGGATTTATATACATATCTCAGTTGaggaataaaaatataaaatgtgtGTTTTGTTCAAGATGCCTTTGTGCATGTGGGGTGCCTTTTGTGCCCACTGATTTATTCTATTCCTTAAGCCGTTCATTCTAcccctctccttctctcttcACACATGCTCGCATGCACGTACGTACAGACGAATCATGTTTCCCATTTGTGGTTTGCTTGAGAGGGGCATGATCTGAGTCTGACTATCATATAGATTGCCCGTATACACTCTCTATTAGATGGTTGTGGTGGTTTGGTCAGGGGAAGGAGGAAGACCAATAAAAGCATATCCATATTGGGCAGCTGCCTTCTTGATTATATAGACCAGACCACAAGACCGCTATTCTTCTCTTAGGTTGTCGTAGAGAAAAACACTACGGACTTGTCTATTAGAGATTTCCCATAAAAAGTAAGATGAGTATGAAGTTCAGACTGTGACCATGTCCATGCATGTGTTTCCTTTTTTCATGTTGCTGATAAATTTGCGCAAGCATTGCCATTattaaaacaagaaacaaacttGTCCAGATTGATTCCTCTATCTTGCAGGCTCACAAGCGATTGTCTGTTTTGAGatatttggaaaaataagaaaatctaaTACATTTTATACAATCACTGATCATGCTCGGGTGAAACCTAGATTAGGATGTGATCTATCTAAAGATTAAAGACGTCTTCTTGCGGTTGGCAGGCCCAAGGGGATCTGATTGTGGGACTTGCCCCATTTGTGACTTGAATTGTGAATAATCAAGGGCAATCTTCACTCTTGCCGAGTGCTACTGATATTTTTAATGGAGACATCTGAAATTTAAACCCCCTCTCTTCCaactattaaatttaaataaataaataaatataagcaATCATCACTCCTAAATCAACGAGTTGTGCTAGGACCATAAAAAATGGTACAATTTTGTTCCACAACTCACTacatggtaagttgttattggtgaaTGAGTATTTGTGGGTCATGTGGGGACACATCTTCACTAATTACAACTTACCACGTGACAAATTGTGACACAAAATTGTACCATTTTCAATAATCTTAGCATTTTTCGTGAATCAACACATAGGGTTACATAGGGTGTAAGTTAGCAATAGTAGCGGATTGTCCACCAAGAAATATTGTCCATCAGgtaatcatttaaaaaaaaggtggcCTACTCTTCCTCCTTGATACACTGAATTTGCCCATTAACCTTCTGATCAATGGAATAGTTtattgagataaaagatagtCGGTGCATGTTATTATTCAAAaagaataaactaaaaaaataatacgTGGAAATATTTATTGAACCACCAACTTATATACACTTCCCAATGCCAATGGTTTAAGGTAATCCATGAACACTCTTTCCAAAAAACAAAGGGTTTttaacaatttcgttagttgtCCGATTTTGAAAGTATGTgtgaaactagcatctcgaattttaaaaactcgagatcaATAGCAAAtctagttttaaaaactcgagttttagagtTCTGAGACAGTTGATGTGCATAAAAATTCCACGTAAAATCcatgtggaactcgagtctctaagacaCGAGTTCCGATGCGTACCTACGGAATACAACCCCACAAAGGTACTTGACTTTAGAAAGAAAAGCTCCAATCAAGAACCAACCCAGTACTCACCAATCTCGAGCAAATGTTCAAcctttcaaaacccaaaaagcaACAAGACCCTTTTCAATACAAACCAAGGCAACAAAAAGCAAGCAATGCCCACAACGGAAGACAACAAAAACAAGACCCTTTGCTAtggatcttcttcttctttctttctcctgggtttccttctttcttctcggttttttttttttttttttttttttgggtttgtacgTTTTTTGTTATCTGTTTGAAATCTTTCTTTTCTGGGGTTTGTacgtttttttttatttgtttgaaatcGAGTGTAAAAAACTCGAGATATATGTTTTTTTGAACTCGATTGTTAaaaactcgagatctatgtggcatatACATGTCCAACTCAGCAAACTCAGCAAGTGGAAAGCGAGTTTTCGAGGCTCGAGATTgatatggaactcgagtttctaaaactcaagatgctagtttgcatttttctttcaaactcgTATTAACTTACTATATTCTGTCCCTTCACAACGTTAATTTGCAAATATCCCCGTAATCCATGTTCTAAATCCCCCATCTTGGATTTGGAGATCGCATACCTCCATCGGCGTCTCATCTTTTTGTGGAGCATACTTTTGGGGTGAATGAATTGCCATTCCTAGTCCAGAGGTAGGTTAAGAGTAGTACTTATGGTGGTCTGGTTTGAGCGAAATAATGGGTTTGGATCATGCATTGCCATTCTTGGTCCAGAGGTAATATTGCATAAGCACACATTGCAATAGG
This genomic stretch from Quercus lobata isolate SW786 chromosome 3, ValleyOak3.0 Primary Assembly, whole genome shotgun sequence harbors:
- the LOC115979043 gene encoding translationally-controlled tumor protein homolog; its protein translation is MLVYQDLLTGDELLSDSFPYKEIENGMLWEVEGKWVVQGAVDVDIGANPSAEGGGEDEGVDDQAVKVVDIVDTFRLQEQPAFDKKQFVTFMKRYIKNLTPKLEADKQELFKKHIEGATKFLLSKLSDLQFFVGESMHDDGGLVFAHYKEGATDPTFIYFAYGLKEIKC